The following proteins come from a genomic window of Alicyclobacillus dauci:
- a CDS encoding YmaF family protein, protein MARKKDPVNRVRHIMSGVTSTNKNHAHLFENVSDVVIFKPGTHMHTFHGITTTQNGHRHTYSGTTGPAINGTGPHGGGPRHFHRFTIMFNSANGHTHRVTGTTTVNRFIGNSRP, encoded by the coding sequence ATGGCTCGAAAAAAGGACCCGGTAAATCGCGTCCGGCACATTATGTCCGGCGTAACTTCGACAAACAAGAACCATGCACATCTGTTCGAAAACGTCTCAGACGTGGTCATTTTCAAACCAGGTACCCATATGCATACCTTTCATGGTATTACTACCACCCAGAATGGACACAGACACACTTACTCAGGAACAACAGGTCCTGCAATTAACGGAACAGGTCCACATGGTGGCGGTCCAAGACACTTTCACAGGTTTACAATTATGTTCAATTCCGCTAATGGTCACACTCACCGCGTAACAGGTACAACAACTGTTAATAGGTTCATTGGCAATAGTAGACCTTAG
- a CDS encoding J domain-containing protein yields MSDGRRKQYAGPEFYERKLELVMERFGVKKDDCEWNWDRFGGWVQFRLKGELYRFEHSVEKAKAKGNKLTYGSDAFAQIVLTLEDLARMQERGIYELTTWIAGLKFLPPVVEVPTFFRQMGFTDLPASTDDVRERYRTLAKQLHPDAGGNAEDFQNLQKAAEQAVKWFGERG; encoded by the coding sequence ATGTCAGACGGCCGACGCAAGCAATATGCGGGCCCTGAGTTTTATGAACGTAAACTGGAACTCGTCATGGAACGGTTCGGGGTAAAGAAAGACGATTGTGAGTGGAATTGGGACAGGTTTGGCGGGTGGGTACAGTTCCGTTTGAAGGGCGAGCTATACCGATTCGAACACTCTGTTGAAAAGGCGAAAGCCAAAGGGAACAAACTGACATATGGTTCTGACGCCTTTGCGCAGATCGTCCTGACACTCGAGGATTTGGCGAGAATGCAGGAACGCGGGATATACGAATTGACCACCTGGATAGCAGGCCTTAAGTTCCTTCCTCCAGTGGTCGAAGTACCTACCTTCTTTCGTCAGATGGGCTTCACGGACCTGCCAGCCAGCACGGATGACGTCAGAGAGCGGTACCGGACCTTGGCTAAGCAACTGCATCCTGATGCCGGCGGTAATGCGGAAGACTTTCAAAATCTCCAGAAGGCAGCAGAACAAGCGGTGAAGTGGTTTGGGGAGCGAGGGTGA
- a CDS encoding reverse transcriptase domain-containing protein, translating into MNTELTTPADQLKNKFFSLQEPSDVADMLEVPYKVLMYIVYRKPLHLQYKRFEIKKRLGGERVITAPRSSIKILQQKLNYVLRLIYRPKACVHGYVNGRDIRSNARIHANKRWVYNVDLLNFFPSINFGRVRGMFMKYFDLPDACATVLAQICCYNNELPQGAPTSPIISNMICAVLDRDLMYLAKSSSCSYTRYADDIVFSTTKKNFPHHITSEIQRIVEQNGFSINPKKVRLSQYFQRQEVTGLTVNKFPNVRRQFIKEVRAVLNVWEKYGPEEAQQFYRTKYGIENRNPVNDFWNLENTMKGKINYIRMVRGESNSIYQKLADRYNKLVGSGFPVYNRSILEAVSPSLWVLESDEELEQGTGFMLNGVGLVTCAHVVKKDTVAYRTCDTSKKYSVKTSRIHPLRDFAILSIDYDDCIGLEPSFDEGIEIGKNIILVGYPNYQVGDTPYIQNGAITMERKVRSSGIEQKRFMISASIIYGNSGGPVLNESGKVIGIAVTGQPSLVTPSHSDRTEKHGVIPIGDILIPVPD; encoded by the coding sequence ATGAACACCGAGCTTACTACGCCTGCGGATCAGCTAAAAAATAAGTTTTTCTCTCTACAAGAGCCATCTGATGTGGCCGACATGCTTGAAGTCCCTTATAAAGTGCTAATGTATATTGTTTATCGTAAGCCATTACACTTGCAATATAAACGTTTTGAAATTAAGAAACGCCTTGGGGGAGAAAGGGTAATTACCGCTCCCAGGTCCTCGATAAAAATTTTACAGCAAAAATTGAACTATGTATTGAGGCTAATATACAGGCCTAAAGCTTGTGTTCATGGATATGTTAACGGGCGAGATATTCGGTCGAATGCACGTATACATGCGAATAAGCGGTGGGTTTATAATGTAGACCTGTTGAATTTCTTTCCGTCAATCAATTTTGGTCGTGTTCGTGGCATGTTTATGAAGTATTTTGATTTACCCGATGCATGCGCAACTGTCTTAGCGCAAATATGTTGTTATAACAACGAGCTTCCGCAGGGCGCCCCCACATCCCCTATTATCTCAAACATGATTTGTGCGGTTCTTGATCGTGATTTAATGTATTTGGCCAAGTCATCGTCGTGTAGTTATACTCGTTACGCGGATGACATTGTATTCTCAACCACGAAGAAAAACTTTCCCCATCATATAACGAGTGAAATTCAGCGAATTGTTGAACAGAACGGATTCTCAATAAACCCGAAAAAGGTCCGACTGAGTCAGTACTTTCAACGCCAAGAGGTTACGGGGCTTACGGTGAATAAGTTTCCGAATGTAAGACGTCAGTTCATAAAAGAAGTGCGAGCTGTTCTTAATGTTTGGGAGAAGTATGGACCGGAGGAAGCTCAACAATTTTATCGAACAAAGTATGGAATTGAAAATCGTAATCCTGTAAACGATTTCTGGAACTTAGAAAACACAATGAAAGGAAAAATAAATTACATTAGAATGGTAAGGGGCGAGTCTAATTCCATATATCAAAAGCTAGCGGATAGATACAACAAATTGGTTGGGAGTGGCTTCCCTGTTTACAATCGTTCGATACTCGAAGCAGTTTCTCCATCACTTTGGGTATTAGAGTCTGATGAGGAACTTGAACAGGGTACGGGCTTCATGTTAAACGGGGTTGGTCTTGTCACGTGTGCACATGTTGTTAAAAAGGATACGGTAGCATACCGCACTTGTGATACATCAAAGAAGTATAGTGTCAAGACTTCTAGGATCCACCCACTCCGAGACTTTGCAATATTGTCCATTGACTATGACGACTGCATTGGATTGGAACCGAGTTTTGATGAAGGAATCGAAATAGGTAAAAATATTATCCTTGTTGGTTATCCGAATTATCAGGTTGGTGATACCCCGTACATACAGAACGGTGCAATAACGATGGAGCGAAAGGTGAGGTCTTCTGGTATTGAGCAGAAGAGGTTTATGATCAGCGCATCTATTATATACGGAAACAGCGGTGGCCCAGTTCTTAACGAAAGTGGAAAAGTAATTGGAATCGCTGTAACTGGTCAACCCAGTTTAGTGACACCGAGTCACTCTGATCGTACGGAGAAACATGGTGTGATTCCCATAGGAGATATTCTTATTCCAGTACCGGATTGA